In the genome of Actinomadura graeca, one region contains:
- a CDS encoding DUF2516 family protein, producing MADFNVLDYFFWLLLIIAFVMEAWALFDALTVPDGAFSAAGKLSKKLWLIILIVAAVLGVAHAVAPGALGIRPIGLLLGILPVAAFIAAAVYLADVRPAVAPYKKKNGGRGGSNMGPYGPW from the coding sequence GTGGCGGACTTCAATGTGCTGGACTACTTCTTCTGGCTTCTCCTCATCATCGCGTTCGTGATGGAGGCGTGGGCGCTGTTCGACGCGCTCACCGTGCCGGACGGGGCGTTCTCCGCGGCCGGGAAGCTCAGCAAGAAGCTGTGGCTGATCATCCTGATCGTGGCGGCGGTGCTCGGCGTCGCGCACGCGGTTGCGCCGGGCGCGCTCGGGATCCGGCCGATCGGCCTGCTGCTCGGCATCCTGCCGGTCGCCGCGTTCATCGCGGCCGCCGTGTACCTGGCGGACGTCCGTCCCGCGGTCGCGCCCTACAAGAAGAAGAACGGCGGCCGCGGCGGCTCGAACATGGGCCCGTACGGCCCCTGGTGA
- a CDS encoding MFS transporter, with protein sequence MSSSHPSPRPASQPPASPAAQAQTQAQAQVPPSPSPESVSLPRSRWAALGVLSATMLMTILDGSIVTVAMPAIQQDLGFSSAGLSWIVNAYLIPLGGLLLLAGRLGDLLGRKALFLAGNALFTAASLLAGAATGPALLIAARFLQGVGSALASAVVLGILVTLFTGARERARAIGILSFTGAAGASIGQVLGGVLTDTLSWHWIFLVNLPIGAATILLALPALPRDRGAGIAAGADALGAVLVTSGLMLGIYTVVKVERHGWLAAHTLVLGAVSLVLLAAFAFRQATAATPLMPLRFLRSRNVSGAYLVQLLTLSAMFAFQVIVALYMQKVLGYGALDTGLAMLPAAVAIGAVSLLVSARLSGRFGERLVLVAGLVLLAGAMARLATVPADAAYVPDLLPVFVLVAGAGLVLPALTGLGMSGAGPQDAGLASGLFTTVQQVGMALGVAVLTTLAASRTAGLRADGRDEATALTSGYHLAFAVSAGLLVAALAVALLVLRRPDPGPHGSAGQAD encoded by the coding sequence ATGTCCTCCTCACACCCCTCCCCGCGGCCCGCATCGCAGCCGCCCGCCTCCCCCGCCGCACAGGCGCAGACGCAGGCGCAGGCGCAGGTGCCGCCGTCGCCGTCGCCGGAAAGCGTCTCCCTGCCGCGGTCCCGCTGGGCCGCGCTGGGCGTGCTGTCCGCGACGATGCTCATGACGATCCTGGACGGCAGCATCGTCACCGTGGCGATGCCCGCCATCCAGCAGGACCTCGGCTTCTCCTCCGCCGGGCTGAGCTGGATCGTCAACGCCTACCTGATCCCCCTGGGCGGCCTGCTGCTCCTCGCCGGGCGGCTCGGCGACCTGCTCGGCCGCAAGGCGCTGTTCCTGGCCGGGAACGCCCTGTTCACGGCCGCGTCCCTGCTGGCGGGCGCCGCGACCGGCCCGGCCCTGCTGATCGCCGCCCGGTTCCTCCAGGGCGTCGGGAGCGCCCTGGCCTCCGCCGTCGTCCTCGGCATCCTCGTGACGCTGTTCACCGGCGCCCGCGAACGCGCCCGCGCGATCGGGATCCTCAGCTTCACCGGCGCCGCCGGGGCGTCCATCGGGCAGGTGCTCGGCGGGGTGCTCACCGACACCCTGAGCTGGCACTGGATCTTCCTCGTCAACCTGCCGATCGGCGCCGCCACGATCCTTCTGGCGCTCCCCGCGCTGCCGCGCGACCGCGGCGCCGGGATAGCGGCCGGAGCCGACGCCCTGGGCGCCGTACTCGTCACCTCCGGCCTGATGCTGGGGATCTACACCGTGGTCAAGGTGGAGCGGCACGGCTGGCTCGCCGCGCACACCCTCGTCCTCGGCGCCGTTTCCCTGGTCCTCCTCGCGGCCTTCGCCTTCCGGCAGGCGACCGCCGCGACGCCGCTGATGCCGCTGCGGTTCCTGCGCTCGCGCAACGTCTCCGGCGCCTATCTCGTCCAGCTGCTGACCCTGTCGGCGATGTTCGCGTTCCAGGTCATCGTCGCCCTCTACATGCAGAAGGTCCTCGGCTATGGGGCGCTCGACACGGGTCTGGCGATGCTCCCGGCGGCCGTCGCGATCGGCGCGGTGTCGCTGCTGGTCTCCGCGCGCCTGTCCGGGCGGTTCGGCGAGCGTCTCGTCCTGGTGGCCGGGCTGGTCCTGCTCGCCGGCGCGATGGCCCGGCTCGCCACCGTCCCGGCGGACGCCGCGTACGTCCCCGATCTGCTCCCGGTGTTCGTGCTGGTCGCCGGGGCCGGGCTCGTCCTGCCGGCGCTGACCGGGCTCGGCATGTCCGGCGCCGGACCGCAGGACGCGGGCCTCGCCTCGGGGCTGTTCACCACCGTCCAGCAGGTGGGCATGGCCCTCGGCGTCGCGGTCCTGACCACGCTCGCCGCCTCCCGCACCGCGGGCCTGCGGGCGGACGGCCGGGACGAGGCCACCGCGCTGACCTCCGGCTACCACCTGGCCTTCGCCGTCTCGGCGGGCCTGCTCGTGGCGGCGCTCGCCGTCGCCCTCCTCGTCCTGCGCCGCCCGGACCCCGGCCCGCACGGATCAGCAGGGCAGGCCGATTGA
- a CDS encoding FadR/GntR family transcriptional regulator has product MALRPVPGGSTVDAVLDQLQAQVSGGAWPVGGRIPAETELAARLGVSRPAVREAIRALSHVGMLEVRRGDGTYVRSSADPRPLLRRVTRATARDVFEVQLAYDVQAARLAARRRTDADLARLEELLRARDEATEADEFGAADGRFHLGIAEATRNPVLIEAMRFFIGRLQETMRTIRLDHEVPEAGPARHRAVLDAIAAGDPIAAGEAAAAVVEPSLAILETLVARASAPGSPEQEAPSESPLGEWPVDGPAPAHGEEAGR; this is encoded by the coding sequence GTGGCACTGCGCCCCGTTCCCGGCGGATCGACCGTCGACGCCGTTCTCGATCAGCTCCAGGCCCAGGTCAGCGGCGGCGCGTGGCCGGTGGGCGGCCGCATCCCGGCGGAGACGGAGCTGGCGGCGCGGCTCGGCGTGAGCCGTCCGGCCGTCAGGGAGGCGATCCGGGCCCTCTCGCATGTCGGCATGCTGGAGGTGCGGCGCGGCGACGGCACCTACGTGCGCAGCAGCGCCGACCCGCGCCCGCTGCTCCGCCGCGTGACCCGCGCGACGGCCCGGGACGTCTTCGAGGTCCAGCTCGCCTACGACGTCCAGGCCGCGCGCCTGGCCGCGCGCCGCCGGACGGACGCCGACCTCGCACGCCTGGAGGAGCTGCTCCGCGCCCGGGACGAGGCGACCGAGGCCGACGAGTTCGGCGCCGCCGACGGGCGCTTCCACCTCGGCATCGCCGAGGCCACGCGGAACCCCGTCCTCATCGAGGCGATGCGCTTCTTCATCGGCCGGCTGCAGGAGACGATGCGGACGATCCGCCTCGACCACGAGGTCCCCGAGGCCGGCCCGGCGCGCCACCGGGCCGTCCTCGACGCCATCGCGGCGGGCGATCCCATCGCCGCCGGAGAGGCCGCCGCCGCCGTGGTCGAGCCGTCCCTGGCCATCCTGGAGACCCTCGTCGCCCGCGCGTCCGCCCCCGGGTCCCCGGAACAAGAGGCGCCCTCCGAGTCGCCCCTGGGCGAATGGCCGGTCGACGGGCCCGCCCCGGCGCACGGTGAAGAGGCAGGACGATGA
- a CDS encoding M56 family metallopeptidase, with translation MTGTALLALISLATIGGAHLLSRAHWTWRTPRTGIALWQALGLCWGVATIGALLGLALLPYGRGIAGGVPGLFDDQAARLDAPHLAALLAAVSLTCVLLVMLMYAVVRVVRARARHRALLALVSRRDSAVPGTLVLDHPGAAAYCVPGVRSSKVVVSAGTMELLDRAELAAVLAHERAHARERHDLVLLPFASLRQVFPQFRLVGRCLDAVELLIEMAADDRARSGRPPRELATALLRFAAARPAAAPSGTLGVASAGDIPVMARVNRLLEPQALPRATRVAATVAVPVIAGLPLLLIALPH, from the coding sequence ATGACCGGCACCGCCCTGCTCGCATTGATCTCCCTGGCGACGATCGGCGGGGCGCACCTGCTGTCCCGGGCCCATTGGACGTGGCGGACGCCGCGCACCGGGATCGCGCTCTGGCAGGCCCTCGGGCTGTGCTGGGGCGTCGCCACCATCGGCGCGCTCCTCGGACTCGCGCTGCTGCCCTACGGCAGGGGCATCGCGGGCGGGGTGCCGGGCCTGTTCGACGACCAGGCGGCCCGGCTGGACGCGCCGCACCTGGCGGCGCTGCTGGCTGCGGTCAGCCTCACCTGCGTGCTGCTGGTGATGCTGATGTACGCGGTGGTGCGTGTCGTGCGGGCGCGCGCGCGGCACCGGGCCTTGCTGGCCCTGGTGTCGCGGCGGGACTCGGCCGTGCCCGGGACGCTGGTCCTGGACCACCCGGGGGCCGCCGCCTACTGCGTGCCGGGCGTCCGGTCGTCGAAGGTCGTGGTCAGCGCCGGGACGATGGAGCTGCTCGACCGTGCGGAGCTGGCCGCCGTGCTCGCGCACGAGCGCGCCCACGCCCGCGAGCGCCACGACCTGGTGCTGCTGCCGTTCGCGTCGCTGCGGCAGGTGTTCCCGCAGTTCCGGCTGGTCGGACGGTGCCTGGACGCGGTGGAGCTGCTGATCGAGATGGCCGCCGACGACCGAGCCCGCTCGGGACGGCCGCCGCGCGAGCTGGCGACCGCGCTGCTGCGGTTCGCCGCGGCGCGTCCCGCCGCCGCGCCGTCCGGGACGCTCGGGGTCGCCTCCGCCGGTGACATCCCGGTGATGGCGCGCGTGAACCGGCTCCTGGAGCCGCAGGCGCTGCCGCGGGCGACCCGCGTCGCCGCCACCGTCGCCGTGCCGGTCATCGCGGGCCTGCCGCTGCTGCTGATCGCCCTGCCCCACTGA
- a CDS encoding CynX/NimT family MFS transporter — protein MTRARPEAGRSTARRAVFVQIALIVVVAVNLRPALAAVGPVLTEIREGFHLSGTAAGALTTLPLVFFGSYGLLAPFLRRAPRSETLLVTAMALLVAGLLLRLVDAPFPLFAGSLVAGIAISIGNIAMPAIIKRDHPGSITTVTSIYTVAITVGACLASGLAVPVEDAFDASWRLPLGLLAIPASIAGAIWLPRALRAARAARSAPSAPSARGVAALVWRSGLAWQVTIFMGVQSLLAYVVLGWLPTICQDRGMDEAPAGYALALSAATQAFGSLAVPVIERRTRDQRPLVFATAALSMVGFTGVAWAPIGSIWCWTVVLGLGQGLGFATALSFIGLRAHDAQVATQLSGMAQGVGYVIAALGPLAVGALHDVTGNWSVPIAGVLVVAALMTIPGAAAGRNRSIVSRPAPDTVPALK, from the coding sequence ATGACGCGCGCTCGGCCCGAGGCAGGCCGGAGCACGGCCCGGCGCGCGGTGTTCGTGCAGATCGCGCTGATCGTCGTCGTGGCGGTCAACCTGCGCCCGGCGCTGGCGGCGGTGGGACCGGTGCTGACGGAGATCCGCGAGGGCTTCCACCTGTCCGGGACCGCGGCGGGGGCGCTCACCACGCTCCCGCTGGTCTTCTTCGGCTCGTACGGGCTGCTCGCGCCGTTCCTGCGCCGCGCGCCCCGCAGCGAGACGCTGCTGGTGACCGCGATGGCGCTGCTCGTCGCGGGCCTGCTCCTGCGCCTGGTGGACGCGCCGTTCCCGCTGTTCGCCGGGTCGCTGGTCGCCGGGATCGCGATCAGCATCGGCAACATCGCCATGCCGGCGATCATCAAGCGGGACCACCCGGGGTCGATCACCACGGTCACGTCCATCTACACGGTGGCCATCACGGTCGGCGCGTGCCTGGCGTCCGGGCTGGCGGTGCCCGTCGAAGACGCCTTCGACGCCTCATGGCGGCTCCCTCTCGGACTGCTGGCGATCCCCGCGTCGATCGCGGGGGCCATCTGGCTTCCGCGGGCGCTGCGGGCGGCCCGCGCCGCGCGCTCCGCCCCGTCCGCCCCGTCGGCGCGCGGGGTCGCCGCCCTCGTGTGGCGCTCGGGCCTGGCCTGGCAGGTCACGATCTTCATGGGCGTCCAGTCGCTGCTGGCGTACGTGGTGCTCGGCTGGCTCCCGACGATCTGCCAGGACCGCGGCATGGACGAGGCGCCCGCCGGATACGCCCTGGCGCTGTCCGCGGCGACACAGGCGTTCGGCTCGCTGGCCGTCCCGGTGATCGAACGCCGCACCCGCGACCAGCGTCCCCTCGTGTTCGCGACGGCGGCGCTCAGCATGGTGGGCTTCACCGGGGTCGCCTGGGCGCCGATCGGTTCCATCTGGTGCTGGACGGTCGTCCTCGGCCTCGGGCAGGGCCTCGGCTTCGCCACGGCGCTGTCCTTCATCGGCCTGCGGGCGCACGACGCGCAGGTCGCGACGCAGCTGTCCGGTATGGCCCAGGGCGTCGGCTACGTCATCGCGGCACTCGGCCCGCTGGCCGTGGGCGCGCTGCACGACGTCACCGGCAATTGGAGCGTTCCGATCGCCGGGGTCCTGGTGGTCGCCGCACTCATGACCATCCCCGGCGCCGCCGCCGGCCGGAACCGCTCGATCGTCTCCCGCCCCGCGCCCGACACGGTGCCCGCGCTCAAGTGA
- a CDS encoding DUF2207 domain-containing protein, with amino-acid sequence MSALAALCRLRPSALVVATAALLPLTVGAATEASATTPDDRTATAPGAAAATERVLKDDVTLTAGQGGVTRVRETIVYQFAGNKGFRRTFVTRAHDSVTEDRVYKLGNLRASSPDGGPTKVSSSGEGTRTVVRVTGRGNLTGARTVVLEYDLRGAIALLGSLEELRWPAVGGWSVPVTEARATVSGGAPIRNVNCFAGPLQSTIGCTQFYTNHTHTEGIYSQQQMLPGEYLTVVAGFPPGTTGGKALYERRRNVATAFSVNAVTGTALLGLLVLLGGGLAALYLLRGRDARVVGKKAAEGDHAPVSGSEFEPPDGVRPGQIGTLIDEQADVIDVTATIVDLAVRGYLLIEEEDRAVTGRLDWTLRRLDRPQVDLLPYERILLDALLSNPDGSARDAVKLSALGGTFATRLAQVRSAMYDDVVKQGWFARRPDTVRSRWTIAGIALTLLGIAGTVALALTTEWALAGLAVIIAGAALAYGGQYMPAKTARGATVLAHTIGFRAFLERGVLPEGDASRQRIALYSRFLPYAVVFDVVAKWSETVKDAGQQGADNLYWYEGPAEWDLSKFAESMRTFTLTTSGSISQYRGM; translated from the coding sequence ATGTCTGCTCTTGCGGCGTTGTGTCGCTTGCGACCGTCGGCCCTGGTCGTCGCGACGGCCGCCCTCCTGCCCCTCACGGTCGGCGCGGCCACGGAGGCGAGCGCGACCACGCCGGACGATCGGACCGCGACGGCGCCCGGTGCGGCGGCCGCGACGGAACGCGTGCTCAAGGACGACGTGACCCTCACCGCAGGCCAGGGCGGTGTGACACGCGTGCGGGAGACGATCGTCTACCAGTTCGCCGGGAACAAGGGCTTCCGGCGGACGTTCGTGACGCGGGCCCATGACAGCGTCACCGAGGACCGCGTCTACAAGCTCGGCAACCTGCGGGCCAGCAGCCCTGACGGCGGCCCGACGAAGGTCTCCTCGTCCGGCGAGGGCACCCGCACCGTCGTCCGGGTCACCGGACGCGGGAACCTCACGGGCGCGCGGACGGTCGTCCTGGAGTACGACCTGCGCGGCGCCATCGCCCTGCTCGGCTCGCTGGAGGAACTGCGCTGGCCCGCGGTCGGCGGGTGGAGCGTCCCGGTGACCGAGGCGCGGGCGACGGTCAGCGGCGGCGCGCCGATCCGCAACGTGAACTGCTTCGCGGGACCGTTGCAGAGCACCATCGGATGCACGCAGTTCTACACGAACCACACGCACACGGAGGGCATCTACAGCCAGCAGCAGATGCTGCCCGGCGAGTACCTGACCGTGGTGGCGGGCTTCCCGCCCGGGACCACCGGCGGCAAGGCGCTCTACGAGCGGCGGCGCAACGTCGCGACGGCGTTCTCGGTCAACGCGGTCACGGGCACCGCCCTGCTCGGCCTGCTGGTGCTGCTCGGCGGCGGGCTCGCCGCGCTCTACCTGCTGCGCGGACGCGACGCCCGCGTCGTCGGCAAGAAGGCCGCCGAGGGGGACCACGCCCCGGTGTCGGGCAGCGAGTTCGAGCCGCCGGACGGCGTCCGCCCCGGCCAGATCGGCACGCTGATCGACGAGCAGGCCGACGTGATCGACGTCACCGCCACCATCGTCGACCTCGCCGTCCGCGGCTACCTGCTGATCGAGGAGGAGGACCGCGCCGTCACCGGGCGCCTCGACTGGACGCTCCGCCGCCTCGACCGTCCGCAGGTCGATCTGCTCCCCTACGAGCGAATCCTCCTGGACGCGCTGCTGAGCAACCCCGACGGCAGCGCCCGCGACGCGGTCAAGCTGTCCGCGCTGGGCGGCACGTTCGCCACGCGGCTCGCCCAGGTCCGTTCGGCGATGTACGACGACGTGGTGAAGCAGGGCTGGTTCGCGCGCCGTCCCGACACCGTCCGGTCCCGGTGGACGATCGCCGGGATCGCGCTGACCCTGCTCGGCATCGCCGGAACCGTCGCCCTCGCGCTCACCACCGAATGGGCGCTCGCCGGCCTCGCCGTGATCATCGCGGGCGCCGCGCTGGCCTACGGCGGCCAGTACATGCCCGCGAAGACCGCGCGCGGCGCGACCGTCCTGGCGCACACCATCGGCTTCCGCGCCTTCCTGGAACGCGGCGTCCTCCCGGAGGGCGACGCCTCCCGTCAGCGCATCGCGCTCTACTCCCGGTTCCTCCCGTACGCGGTCGTCTTCGACGTCGTCGCTAAGTGGTCCGAGACCGTCAAGGACGCGGGCCAGCAAGGCGCCGACAACCTTTACTGGTACGAGGGCCCAGCGGAATGGGACCTCTCGAAGTTCGCCGAGTCCATGCGGACGTTCACACTGACGACGTCGGGTTCCATATCCCAGTACCGCGGCATGTGA
- a CDS encoding neutral zinc metallopeptidase produces MAGHHPPPPYGTPAHGPPQYRYAPPRRPPRRSAGGTIAGIVGGLTSLVVLAILGMSVLGGNGGLGARAGPASRGTVARTTATDNKLYGTGALTPVRCTLPRIDADAASMRRFMDVLSDCLDASWTRQFAKADISFDPPKRVFWDQAGRSPCGTYPSPGASAFYCPANNTMYVGLRHIVETSGGEPLSHFAVFARVIAHEYGHHVQDRAGILIYGHQEMDRGDAAVRAEASRRIELQAQCFAGAFLGAERGTLPMTREQYLAMIQDVRGRGDERLPPDQRDHGSGRNYSGWVVIGYRGQRLEVCNTWTAPAAKVG; encoded by the coding sequence ATGGCAGGTCACCACCCCCCGCCGCCGTACGGCACGCCTGCCCACGGTCCGCCCCAGTACAGGTACGCGCCGCCGCGGAGGCCGCCGCGCCGGAGCGCCGGGGGGACGATCGCGGGCATCGTCGGCGGGCTCACGTCCCTCGTCGTTCTGGCGATCCTCGGAATGTCGGTGCTGGGGGGCAACGGCGGCCTCGGGGCCAGGGCGGGACCGGCGTCGCGCGGGACCGTCGCGCGCACGACCGCGACCGACAACAAGCTGTACGGGACGGGCGCGCTGACCCCGGTGCGGTGCACGCTGCCGCGGATCGACGCGGACGCCGCGTCGATGCGGCGGTTCATGGACGTCCTGAGCGACTGCCTGGACGCGTCGTGGACGAGGCAGTTCGCCAAGGCCGACATCTCGTTCGACCCGCCGAAGCGGGTCTTCTGGGATCAGGCGGGACGCAGCCCCTGCGGGACGTATCCGAGCCCGGGGGCGTCCGCCTTCTACTGCCCGGCCAACAACACGATGTACGTGGGGCTGCGGCACATCGTCGAGACGTCGGGCGGGGAGCCGCTGTCGCATTTCGCGGTGTTCGCCCGGGTGATCGCGCACGAGTACGGCCACCACGTCCAGGACCGCGCCGGGATCCTGATCTACGGGCATCAGGAGATGGACAGGGGCGACGCCGCGGTCCGGGCCGAGGCCAGCCGCCGCATCGAACTCCAGGCGCAGTGCTTCGCGGGCGCGTTCCTGGGCGCGGAGCGCGGCACGCTGCCGATGACGCGCGAGCAGTACCTCGCGATGATCCAGGACGTCCGCGGGCGCGGCGACGAGCGGCTGCCGCCCGACCAGCGCGACCACGGATCGGGGCGCAACTACTCCGGCTGGGTGGTCATCGGCTACCGCGGGCAGCGGCTTGAGGTCTGCAACACCTGGACGGCCCCCGCCGCGAAGGTCGGCTGA
- a CDS encoding helix-turn-helix domain-containing protein produces the protein MAGSKVGSIGEYIREQRTRAKISLRQLADVSGISNPYLSQIERGLRKPSAEILQQIAKGLRISAEVLYVQAGILEDREADTDVMAAVRADPALTERQKQVLLDIYASFLKENEAVGVPADERAAPEDEPAQQRQTTRTGKEEVG, from the coding sequence ATGGCGGGTTCCAAGGTCGGCTCCATCGGGGAGTACATCCGCGAGCAGCGCACGCGGGCGAAGATCTCGCTGCGGCAGCTCGCGGACGTCTCGGGCATTTCCAACCCGTACCTGAGCCAGATCGAGCGCGGGCTGCGCAAGCCGAGCGCGGAGATCCTCCAGCAGATCGCCAAGGGTCTGCGGATCTCCGCCGAGGTGCTGTACGTGCAGGCCGGGATCCTTGAGGACCGCGAGGCCGACACCGATGTGATGGCCGCCGTCCGGGCGGATCCCGCCCTGACGGAGCGGCAGAAGCAGGTGCTGCTCGACATCTACGCCTCGTTCCTCAAGGAGAACGAGGCCGTCGGCGTGCCCGCCGACGAGCGCGCCGCGCCTGAGGACGAGCCTGCACAGCAACGGCAGACAACGCGAACCGGGAAGGAAGAAGTCGGATGA
- a CDS encoding BlaI/MecI/CopY family transcriptional regulator translates to MKGLGELERTVMEILWAREDAGIEAATARDVSRALAGDRDLAHTTVMTVLDRLAKKGFLERERDGRAWRYQPVASREGYVTELMLGALNETGDRDAALAHFVRSVSSDEIDVIRQALASLTSKEPPA, encoded by the coding sequence GTGAAGGGTCTGGGAGAGCTTGAACGCACGGTCATGGAGATCCTGTGGGCGCGTGAGGACGCCGGCATCGAGGCCGCCACGGCCCGGGACGTGAGCCGCGCGCTCGCCGGGGACCGCGATCTCGCGCACACCACGGTCATGACCGTCCTCGACAGGCTCGCCAAGAAGGGCTTCCTCGAACGCGAGCGCGACGGGCGGGCCTGGCGCTACCAGCCGGTGGCCAGCCGTGAGGGCTATGTCACCGAGCTGATGCTCGGTGCCCTCAACGAGACCGGCGACCGCGATGCCGCCCTGGCCCATTTCGTCCGCTCGGTCTCCAGCGACGAGATCGACGTGATCCGCCAGGCCCTGGCCAGCCTCACGAGTAAGGAACCACCGGCATGA
- a CDS encoding cytochrome ubiquinol oxidase subunit I, whose product MSTVALLTGQGAASPADFMAARQQMAFTLGFHIVLASIGIGLPALTLLAEWRALRTGDAVYAELARRWMKAAGVLFAVGAVSGTVLSFEMGTLWPGFMDKYGQVFGTAFALEGIAFFIEAIFMGVYLYGWDRLSPRAHFLTGIPVVVAGLLSASFVLTVNSWMNQPRGFKLVDGKVTDVDPLAAMFNPATPVQAVHLILASLMVCGFIVASVYAVGLLRDRKAGRDDRYNRIGFAIPFSLGAVCAPLQVIVGDWAVRFVADNQPAKFAAMEGIEHTEAGQPFRFAVFEIPNALSLMLRFDAHATLRGMDAIPAGDRPPAEVVKTSFEIMIALGMVLLALAAWWALAWWLRRRGHRDLPWRPWFLRAAALTGLMAAVAMEAGWTTTEVGRQPWIVYGVMRTEEAINPNPGLRYGLYIVLAVYTVLAAATISVLRRMRHTPPAPVAEPELETVR is encoded by the coding sequence ATGAGCACCGTCGCGCTCCTCACCGGGCAGGGCGCCGCGTCCCCGGCCGACTTCATGGCCGCGCGCCAGCAGATGGCCTTCACCCTGGGCTTCCACATCGTGCTGGCCTCGATCGGCATCGGCCTGCCCGCCCTCACCCTGCTCGCCGAATGGCGCGCGCTGCGCACCGGCGACGCCGTCTACGCCGAGCTCGCCCGGCGCTGGATGAAGGCCGCGGGCGTGCTGTTCGCCGTCGGCGCCGTGTCCGGCACCGTCCTGTCCTTCGAGATGGGCACGCTCTGGCCGGGCTTCATGGACAAGTACGGGCAGGTGTTCGGCACCGCGTTCGCGCTGGAGGGCATCGCCTTCTTCATCGAGGCGATCTTCATGGGCGTCTACCTGTACGGCTGGGACCGCCTCTCCCCCCGCGCCCACTTCCTCACGGGGATCCCCGTCGTGGTCGCGGGGCTGCTGTCGGCGTCGTTCGTCCTCACGGTCAACTCCTGGATGAACCAGCCGCGGGGCTTCAAGCTGGTCGACGGCAAGGTCACCGACGTCGATCCGCTGGCCGCGATGTTCAACCCCGCCACGCCCGTCCAGGCCGTCCACCTGATCCTCGCGTCGCTCATGGTCTGCGGGTTCATCGTGGCGTCGGTGTATGCGGTCGGGCTCCTGCGCGACCGCAAGGCCGGGCGCGACGACCGCTACAACCGGATCGGCTTCGCCATCCCGTTCTCGCTCGGCGCGGTCTGCGCCCCGCTCCAGGTGATCGTGGGCGACTGGGCGGTGCGGTTCGTCGCCGACAACCAGCCCGCCAAGTTCGCCGCCATGGAGGGCATCGAGCACACCGAGGCCGGGCAGCCGTTCCGCTTCGCGGTCTTCGAGATCCCGAACGCCCTCTCCCTGATGCTGCGGTTCGACGCCCACGCCACCCTGCGCGGCATGGACGCGATCCCGGCGGGCGACCGCCCGCCCGCCGAGGTCGTCAAGACCTCCTTCGAGATCATGATCGCGCTCGGTATGGTCCTGCTGGCCCTCGCCGCCTGGTGGGCCCTCGCCTGGTGGCTGCGCCGCCGCGGCCACCGCGATCTGCCCTGGAGGCCGTGGTTCCTCCGCGCCGCCGCCCTCACCGGCCTGATGGCCGCCGTCGCCATGGAGGCGGGCTGGACGACCACCGAGGTCGGGCGGCAGCCCTGGATCGTCTACGGGGTGATGCGCACCGAGGAGGCGATCAACCCGAACCCGGGCCTGCGCTACGGCCTGTACATCGTCCTCGCCGTCTACACCGTCCTCGCCGCCGCGACGATCAGCGTCCTGCGCAGGATGCGCCACACGCCCCCCGCCCCGGTCGCCGAACCCGAACTGGAGACCGTCCGATGA
- a CDS encoding cytochrome d ubiquinol oxidase subunit II, with protein MTQTAMALILAGLSAYLLFGGADFGAGLWHLVSRPSDRTVIEHAMGPLWEANHVWLIFVMVMTWTAFPPIFADVMSVHWIPLSLAALGIVARGSTFVFGKADSGPGGGTPHGGPDQRWYRRVFGASSMITPYCLGAVATAVATGGSSWLSLAGVYGGILTTALCAYLAAVYLIWDARRLADDDASLRFRGYAFLSGTAVGLLALPGAAALGVRSPLILLSAAAGAASLVLLLRRAYLSVRVTAGLAVVAVLWGAAEMSGLDLAGAAAEDAVLKAVFVALGAGALILVPSMTWLYVLFQRQPR; from the coding sequence ATGACCCAGACCGCCATGGCCCTCATCCTCGCCGGGCTCTCGGCCTACCTGCTGTTCGGCGGCGCGGACTTCGGCGCCGGGCTCTGGCACCTGGTCTCCCGCCCGTCCGACCGGACGGTCATCGAACACGCCATGGGCCCGCTGTGGGAGGCCAACCACGTCTGGCTGATCTTCGTGATGGTGATGACCTGGACGGCCTTCCCGCCGATCTTCGCGGACGTGATGTCCGTGCACTGGATCCCGCTGTCCCTGGCCGCCCTCGGCATCGTGGCCCGCGGCAGCACCTTCGTGTTCGGCAAGGCCGACTCCGGTCCCGGCGGCGGGACGCCCCACGGCGGCCCGGACCAGCGCTGGTACCGCCGGGTGTTCGGCGCCTCGTCGATGATCACCCCGTACTGCCTCGGTGCGGTCGCGACGGCCGTCGCCACGGGCGGGTCGTCGTGGCTGAGCCTCGCGGGCGTGTACGGCGGCATCCTCACCACCGCCCTGTGCGCCTACCTCGCCGCCGTCTACCTGATCTGGGACGCGCGGCGCCTCGCCGACGACGACGCCTCGCTGCGCTTCCGCGGCTACGCCTTCCTGTCCGGCACCGCCGTCGGCCTGCTGGCCCTCCCCGGCGCCGCCGCCCTCGGCGTGCGCTCCCCGCTGATCCTGCTGTCGGCCGCGGCGGGCGCTGCGTCACTCGTCCTGCTGCTGCGCCGCGCCTACCTGTCGGTACGCGTGACGGCCGGGCTGGCCGTGGTGGCGGTCCTGTGGGGCGCGGCGGAGATGTCCGGCCTGGACCTGGCCGGGGCCGCCGCCGAGGACGCCGTCCTGAAGGCGGTCTTCGTGGCGCTGGGCGCCGGCGCGCTGATCCTCGTCCCGTCCATGACCTGGCTGTACGTCCTCTTCCAGCGGCAGCCACGCTGA